The Juglans regia cultivar Chandler chromosome 10, Walnut 2.0, whole genome shotgun sequence genome includes the window CATTACAGTTAATTGGCCATCCCAAAAAATAAGTCCTATGTAGATCTAAACACTGGGGAGTACTATGTTATTGTTCATGCTGGAACGAATTTGCGAGTGAAAAACCAAATATTGCTGTTACACTCAACAGGGATTGCCTAACTTCACTTGCCTCGCCATTTATTCTTcactactttttattttttatttctcttccttttcttcttttcttgccACTCCCTTTTTTGGTCCTTTGGATCTTCATTTGACATGCAGCATGAGCCATGCAAAACTGAAACTGAGAATCAAGGCAGGCTGCAGCAGGAAGAGGTTGGATATGCACCATATAGTTAAGAAAGCGACATAATCGATTATAGGTCCAACATTGGATAGACACAAATTTGTCTAATTCAGGTCAGGTGAGGGTTGGGAGATTTTTAACTGTCATACATGGCAGCTTATATTCAAATTCACAGTCTGACTATATTGGAATATGTGCAAGGCACATTAATCGAGCACATTAATCACTGATGTGCGCAAGTGTCCaatctgaaaatttgataaCTTATACTCtatttttgctttctttcaGCAATGCCACAAATTATTGACAGATAaatcaaaaccaacaaaatcatAGTGCAGAAAAAGCTGAGGCTGTGTACCATGGCAGTGGAGATAGTGGAGTTCACAACAACTGCACAAGCCAGAACATTGTCAGAGAAAACAGCATAATGATGTAGCTCTGTATCTTGCAACCGTTTTTGGTTGGGGAACTGCCTCTCCTCAGGCTGCAGGGCAAAGTATTCCGCAGTCAGCCGCATAGAGAGGCAATGAAGGCCTTTTGGAGTTGTCCTTGCAGCCAGGTGAATAAGATACGTCGCTTGATTCTTCTGAGACTGAACCAGCTCTTCAGCATTTAGAGTCATAGCACGGAGTTTAGTCACCATAGCAGCACAGTCGGGGAAAACATGGCTAGCTTTCGATAATGAAGCCTCCATGTATCTcattttctgcaaagaactGCAAATTTCactggttttagataaaataaaaaataaaataaacttatttaaaCCCTTTCTGCTTAAATGTTTGTCATAAGTTCTAGATAAAACAAACAATCACTACATGCTTatttacttatccaaaaaaagaaaactgatcaGAATTTCAAATTCCACTTCCGTATCCAGTTAAGTCAAATATGTTCGTACGCTAAAAGTGACGGATAAAAATCACTGGTTTTATACCTCCTCGAAAATTTTGAATCCTTGGTCGCTTGACCAACTGCTCGTTCCACCTCTCTAATCCGCTGTTTCAATTCTTTAACTAAGTGGGAGTTGGTGCCTGGTGGTGCAAAATTCAAGTATGCTTTGGCTCTAATCACTTGATCTCTCATCTCTGTTACCATCTCATTCATCCCTTTCCGTGACTGAGATTGTATGTTATGATCATGCCAGACTCTTGTTTGATTAGATTGCCCATCTTTCATCTCTTTAATCTCCTTACTGATCATTCTCCGATATCGAGAGGATGCATTTTGATCATGTTCAACCGTAGTTTGATTAGAATGCTCCTGCAACCAAACCTTAATTAAGAACAGAGGTAAAGTGTACTGCTACTTTTCTATTCAACTCGAAGACTATGAACAGAGACCCATCCTTGAATATACGAAAGTATATTACATcacacaaataaatatttcgACAATTGAACTTACAATTACTTCCTTGATCCCCATTTTTGTGATACTATATCTTGTTTCAATGATTCCTAGTTCAATCCCCGCAGCAAAAGCTTTGACACATTAACTAAATGAACAACCAAAAATGTGCTCGAATGTATCAGCATGAAAATCTTCATTGCTAAACAATCCATCTTAGGGCCGAAGACTAGTGGTCCCAGTACATTATACCTTCAAATATCACATCAACGCAGCTACTTGaactaataaattataaaggAAATTAGGGGAACATAAATCCTtacaaaataatcaaaaaatCGATGTAACCCATGATTACTTGAATAAGAACATTCCCATCGAATCCCAAAATTGTGAGGTCTTAATGAATTATCTAGTACATGGAGTCAAGATCCAAATTCGTCTCAAGTGATTTAACCTCTTATGTGCATCAGGGGTAGAATTGCATTGTCAAGCAAGCAGTGTCACAAAAACAGTAAATCTGGCAAAATTAAGATTGACAAGGCTAATTCAAATAGACGAGAGGCAAAATAGCTCTAGAGCAGGAAATAAAACCCTTTAACTAAAGAGAACAATGTGAACTGAAATTTTGAGTTGATCATACTGATTTAGCTAAAAAAAGGTTACTCATAATGCTCAGCAACTCAAAAGATTATAGGTTTTCAAGCTTTAACATGCTCTTCTACAGAAAACACAGGAGGGTAATCAAAGGCAGCCTTATCCCTACTGTCTTGTATCAGCCAAAGAAATCTGAATTGCAGTTCTGTCCTACCAAAAGCCACATTATATACTAAATCATAAGTCAGCTCATCCTTTTTCTTTGCCTCAACACGTCCTTGGCATTATCCTTGTCCTTGCAGCACTCTTCACATAAATGATATCACCCCCCCACCTTGACCAATTTGGGACTTGAACTTCAGTCAGCAAAACCTAGATTGTTCTTTTTTCAAGTCATCAATATATAACACCAATGCCTAATCCAGGATATGGAACATTATAAAATTGGCATCATATGGAGCACAACAAAAGGATGACCTTAgtttatagaaaagaaaaattctttccactatttttttttttaattggcaccGAGTATCTTAAAACAAACTCCCAACTAATCCTGAGGCACCACAGGCACTCGGCAAAGCaaagagtttcccgcaagtgcacatcGGGTAGTTCAATAGAAAGCTCCCCTAGTCTTATGACccctaaaaattgtttgcacccaaggggattcgaatcttagacctggagggagcataccaccaagaccaaggcccttTCTactatctttttctttaatagGTAATTGAAAACTTTATTAAATAATGTAAAGGTATGGCTAAGATTGTATACATATATCTGTACCTTATTATATAGTGTACTACTGTACTAGTAATAGCTCTATACCAATCATCACCTTTCTATAAGGTAAAATTCCTAAAAAATGATCTTTGAAACTAATAGCAAGGTCAATTATCCATGTACAAGGATATAGGTGCCAATGCAATAGTCTTTAAagtatgatcatgatcaaaatCACATTTTCCTCTAAAATAAGATAAACTACTTGTATGAATATATACCTTTTGAACCTCTGTGGTTGACGCTTTGTTCTGCTGAAATTTTTTAGCTTCTTTTCTTTCCAATAGGGTAGTCCGGTCTCCAGCATTTCCAGAAACCTGACTATCGGGATCCTCAATAGAACCATAATTTGCGCCAGAACCCAAGTACCTATCTTCATAAACAACTTGTTTTGGCTCTTTCAAGTCTTCGCCCGATTCCTAAACAAAAAATACAGACCCAGAttcatatacataaatattaacaaaaaaaataagctaTAATATCAACGAATAATATTGCTTTCAATCACCTGCTCGACTGCATTAAGCCACGAAGCAGCATCTGCCTTATATTTCTGCACCAAACAAATAAATTCCATCTTCAATCTCCATTTTAAAACACAACATCCACACTCCATTAGGTTGGTTAAGAAAGACTCTTAACAGAaaacaaatgaattaataaaaatataaaaataaactaaaattataaacctTACATATATAATAGAAGTTCGTTTTTTCAAGTGATAAGTTCATAATTTTAGACTCCGAAGAACGTGAAACCTCCACTTTAGTGATCATAAGAATGCTTTCAATTTTCTTGTACAAAACTAAGAAAACACCAAATCACGAAATTCCAATGTTTTcactttctttccttttcctcgttttctcagcaaccaaatagTGCATAATGAACACGaaacttaggaaaaaaaaagtggggatTAAGAGAAGCAATATCCGTACAATATTCGATAAGTCCTCAACCAATTCTTCCCCTCCTGCAAaatgaatagaataaaataaaatcacagaTGCAGAGTCAATCACCATATGCATGTAAGTTCTCCAAATCAAATCAAGTATAATCACACACGCATAGACATAATTCAGTATATAATGCGTTTATATACGTATAGTGAATGAAAACACGCGATACCAATATGAGAGATATGTTTGAGCCtgtgggagaaaaaaatgatGGGAGCGAAAACGGTAAcatagagaagagagaggatgagaatcCTCTGGCATGGACGAATCAGCTTCATCAATGAGACCCGTAGACGACGAAAGTGTCTCCAAGTATACTTCTCCAAACGCACATTTCAGGCATTCAATATCACACTGGATTCCTCGCTTCAACCACAAGGAACAGAGTGcgagaccaaaaaaaaaaaggaaagggaaagaaaaaaaaaacaatctagGGTTTCATATATTCTCTTTTCGTGTACTTCGAGTTAGAGTTTCAGAGGGATAAAGAGATGCAGAGCAATGAGAGCATGGCAGCTTCGACCATGTTCGGGTCCTCGAGggataacaaaaataaattaaaaattttatatgatttaatcatataatacgtcatctatattttataataaaaataaatttataaaataaagtgatatgataaattaaaaaaactcattttactattatatagATATGATATTATCTTAAAGAGCAATATTACATATAGTTATGGAATATGTAAACGtcatgtaatcgttttgaaaaagaatagagtctactattaaaaaattaatttctttttatataaatctcatatttatttatttttttcaaaataactgcacgacgcttacatactataactataaatatcatttctctatctcAAATcgaatcacattaatttataatattgctTTTATAGAATTTCTATGAAGATCTGCCTGTCCTCTTATTTTATTCGAGATAAAGATAAGTTTGTAAATATatgtatgaatttaattaattgtacaGGGGCATTAAAGTGCTAAAAACCCTCAATCCGGGTCGAAAAGTCACACATAACAGATCTCTAGGACCCGAGAAAGGTACTGCATGTGCCATGAATCTTGGAAAAAGtaatttatctcaattaagtattaataaaaatattatattaatgtaaAGGAGTAATAATTCTTTACTAAtgttactactatatatatatttatatatatgtatataaatgtgACCCAAACACCTATAATATTAATGATTCATCTTgctaaaaaaggaaaaacaattcGATTAGTCGTGAACGAAAtattgcttttaatatatatatatatatatatgtaagtaggtttgaattaatatatatagctaatttttatcatttaaaaaatattaatgaatattacataaatatttaaagaagaattctatgcatcaactactattcatttTCACACCTCAtgcttatagtttttttttctataagatGTGTGAGGATATTTTTCAGTGTGAGATGTGGGATAGtgaatatattacaaataaacaagtctgtaatttgtaaaaaattgaatctcactaataaaaaaataattttttaagatatgattcatttttttacaaaacttacataaatatcaatatatgaTCTGATTGAGACAAAGGGCCGAAAATCATGCCTAAATATATGACATGATAAGGTCAACTAGCTACCTTCAAACTTGCCAATGGACatgattagaaaattaataCTAAATGCTGTACCGACACAAACCCATGATTcaatatgtttttgttttctttaagataattttattaatgagctCTCACGTataatgaaagaatattatcataGCTACAGATTTTGagtaatttctttaaaataaacttCTTGGCTTTCTGATTCCTGATCTCTTTTAATtcgaacaaaaaacaaatacaatagAGATGGGATTGATTTAGTACTAGTAATAGAAAAATGTATGGTTTGTTTTCATAGATGAGATAAGaggagttgagattaaagttaaaggttgaataaaatattatttaaatatatatttttgtttttttattttaaaaaattaaattttttattttattttatttaaaaatttaaaaaaattataataataaaataaaataaattgaaaaaattgtaaaaataaactagaactAATTGGCATCCTATTTTTGgatcatattaatatttgacccaatcaataaaaaaaaaaaatagatttttcttttttggtttgttAAAGAAAAGTCATTTCCAtttatgaaactaaaaaaatgaaaatataaattttatttgattgatCAAAAGATGACTATCAAATTCATACGTGTCCAAGAAAGATATTCCACCAATAAATGGAATGCTGCTATAATAAGTAGCCAAATATGCAAGAATTTTGTCTTTTTGCTTAGTCATGTTTGTCCTAgcccagctagctagctaggatggaGTTGGGTAAACGTTTGAGTCATTGAATAGTAAAAGGTCATGTCCTCATCTTCGGCTAGTGATGTTCGATCGGTCGGTCAAGTGCTAATCGAGAATACATAGAACTTGTCGTCCTTCTGTATATTTCTcttatgagaaaatatacttataacCGTGAATTACGTaatcgtcgcgtaatcgttttgaaaaaaataaataaaatatgagatccacatgaaaaaaattaattttttaatagtggatctcactcttttttaaagcgattacgtgacggttacgcacttcacggttgtatgtagaattactcttctCTTATAATCCGGGTGGACGGTGTTGGTGGTGATTATTGATTGATTCGATGACTATGGCTATTTTTCTGTcacttaaaagaaatattttaattacgagtttattttatatattaaattataaaattatttttattataaaataaatataatagatcaaataaaatcatattaatttatataattttttttttatgaatctaaCACTCCTCtccacttaataattaaagtccatTAATGATGATCCCATATATCCGAAGACGAATAGGTACTGAAGGAGACAGGTCACAAAATtctaagcaacttaaactattgGTAGAGTacgagtttttttttgttgtcaTTGATCTGGTTCTTGGGACATCTTCATGAGCTGTCGGTGGCTGATCTGGTGCCCCTATAGGCTATACACTAAAAAGAACGACTTTTTCgtgataaaatttttttatcttaaaaaatcctaatttcatctcaaaaataattaaaaacaaaaaattttcacctCTAATTTATCACAAAAGGCTTATttcaaaaggattttttttagaaCGAAATCAGACAGACCCAATCAAAAAtgtttgaatgagattttttttgagacgaagcattttcatcccaaaaatccaTTTGAATGAAacattttatgtttgaatggcCTGGAATCTGTTTGAACACTATCGAAATTTGATTTGAATGACCGAATTTATTTGATCCTATTCGAACAGTTTATTTCTGTTCGAACATATacatttatattcaaacaaaattaatcTAATCGAATATGATTCATATACGTtcgaattaaaaatatatgttcgaacgaatGGTTTAATGTTTGTATTCAAACGGTATAAGGTACATTTGAATAATGACAAATGCattcgaataaaatattatttgttcgaATATTAAGACATGCAGTCTGTTTGAAtggaaaatttatatattcaaacaaaattgaTTGTTCTCAAGTCATTCGAATGGTTTTAGTTGCTAGTTCGAACAGAAGCTGAAATGCATTCGAAGGTTAATAAATTGCAATTTACCATTCGAACTGGATATTTTACGTACGAATGGTACTCATGATACATAACtcttaattcaaaatatgaaactaatattaaatattataattaaaacatcacATTTCTTTAAATGTTCAagtcataataataaaaagacaagTAAAGAAAATAAGTTATAGAATTATGGTGACATAAAGTTTTGAGATATCATTGATTGTCGCTTACAAAAACTCCTTCGTCGTACGCCATCATTGCCACTAACTCCGTCGTAGAAAGCAAATTTTCTGCCATCTAAGAGTTATGACCCTTGAAATGAGActcatttaagtattttttgctAGTTAGTTAAGTTTGTAAAGGGGGTCAGATTTCAAATCCAATCTGaaccttttttatgttttccGACCGCCACACAAGGCTTTTGGCCATAGAAATGATGGAGGCTTCACACCATCTTAATTTGGACCAATTAAAATCAAGGATTCTTGAGAATCCTTGGTTTCAATGTTCGGTGCTGAGTCAACTCGGCCATGGTTTGTTTGGCAAGTTCATGTTCGAACGAATTCAAACCTATTTGAACGCTTATTTGCCAAACAGACATTTTAGTATTCAAACGTAAAAGAACCACACTCAAACATTAAAAATTGAGATGTCCATACGTTCGAACAAGTTGGCTCTAAAAATTGAGacattttagtttttgtttgaatggttATAAATCGTTCAAATACTTAGAGCTATTgtttgaacaatattatttagcATTCAAATTAAATGTATATTCGTTCGAACCGATTATTTCCTATTCGAATGTGGTTGTTTCTATTCAAACAtaacaatatacatatatataatataatcacaactttatattttatttatattcattgtgATTTTATGAACAATGAACTAATGGCAAACATGGGAAAAAAATGTGGGAGAGAGGGCCAAGCTAACAGTGAAGATGGTGAGAAGAGGATGTCGATACTGGTAGAGTGGGAGATCATTATAGATGACTTTTCCAGATTTTGTATGGGATAGACAGAGCCTCTTTTCTATTATCAGCAATAGAGGATGGGCCTCAATTTGTCAGCAGAGGGGTGTGGCATATCCAGACATGATTAGTGAGCTTTACCGGGCCATGGGTTAGATGGAAGCTAATGAGGAGTCCTTCACATTTACCATTTGGGGAATGAGTATTACTATCTCAGCAGACATTATTACTGATTTTCTTGGGATTCTCCGTGAGATTGGTGCATACCTTGCATAAAAACCAGCTGCAGGGACAGATGGTGGAGATGCCATCAAGGATGAGACTCCAGAAGATAATGGTCCCACAAACGATGAGATTCGTCAGTTGATGCATGACAAttcggctcctccatatgatggcaaCAAGGTAATCAAACAGGTAGATTGTATTGCATTTTTTCGAATGTTGAGTTTAATTGTTTTCCATAATATTGATTCTAGCAAACACAAGACTGACTTCGATATCGAACGAGCTCGATTTATGTTACGGATAGCATAAGGAGAGCCGATTGATCTGCCTTTATATTTCCTCATCCGTATCCGATCTGAGTCACGGTATTCGAGTGGAGGTAGTCTACCGTTTGCATTGATAATCTCTAACCTCCTAGTCTAATTGGGGGTTAATGTGCTGATGACCGAGTGGAGGCAACTACAGATTGGGCTCCTTAACAAGATCATCTT containing:
- the LOC108984855 gene encoding probable galacturonosyltransferase 6 gives rise to the protein MKLIRPCQRILILSLLYVTVFAPIIFFSHRLKHISHIGGEELVEDLSNIKYKADAASWLNAVEQESGEDLKEPKQVVYEDRYLGSGANYGSIEDPDSQVSGNAGDRTTLLERKEAKKFQQNKASTTEVQKEHSNQTTVEHDQNASSRYRRMISKEIKEMKDGQSNQTRVWHDHNIQSQSRKGMNEMVTEMRDQVIRAKAYLNFAPPGTNSHLVKELKQRIREVERAVGQATKDSKFSRSSLQKMRYMEASLSKASHVFPDCAAMVTKLRAMTLNAEELVQSQKNQATYLIHLAARTTPKGLHCLSMRLTAEYFALQPEERQFPNQKRLQDTELHHYAVFSDNVLACAVVVNSTISTAMESEKIVFHVVTDSLNLPAISMWFLLNPPGKATIQIQSMNDFEWFSTKYHMTLTKQSASDPRYTSELNHLRFYLPDVFPALHKIVLFDHDVVVQRDLTELWSVDMKGKVNGAVETCHVSEALLRRMDMLINFSDPLVAKRFYVNACTWAFGMNLFDLREWRRQNLTAVYHKYLKLGYKRPLWKAGSLPLGWITFYNKTMALDRRWHVLGLGYDSAVRRGDIEQAAVIHYDGVMKPWLDIAIGRYKGYWSQYLQYDQPYLQQCNIHA